Proteins encoded in a region of the Zea mays cultivar B73 chromosome 4, Zm-B73-REFERENCE-NAM-5.0, whole genome shotgun sequence genome:
- the LOC118476981 gene encoding uncharacterized protein isoform X2 yields the protein MGAKKLLLEKRPQIFWTSCATHTINLMLQGIGNLPWFRKVIDQAKSFTIFVYGHTRTLECLRYFTEGKELVRPGVTRFVSYFLTLNSMQEKKDQLRKMVVHSRWDSLKDVKSKKGKEATTTILSPAFWKDVKLMLAVFEPLVKVLRLVDGDVKPSMGFLYGELLKAKREVKEAFGNVESRFKDVMAVIEKKMNGRLDSPLHLTAFLLNPHYSYANPSIFDEPKMNEAFISCVEQFYYHDEDQQEQAVNFEFKKIQNREGPFSKKLARTFQNYDYNPASWWRLYGTETPALQKMATRILSLTSSSSGCERNWSGFEGIHTKKRNRLTTTRLNKLVYIQFNNRLMNKREKIKSKKIIDVLLSSDTTEAQGFLQEGGDDCAQVVVRDGEEDEMEGTGIPWSVIGEAVGAE from the exons ATGGGAGCAAAGAAGCTATTGCTTGAGAAGAGACCACAAATATTTTGGACCTCTTGTGCAACTCACACAATCAACTTGATGCTCCAAGGAATTGGCAACTTGCCTTGGTTCAGGAAAGTGATTGACCAAGCAAAGTCATTTACCATATTTGTGTATGGCCACACAAGAACATTGGAGTGCTTGAGATACTTCACAGAGGGGAAAGAGCTAGTGAGGCCAGGAGTGACTAGGTTTGTTTCATACTTTCTCACTTTGAACAGTATGCAAGAGAAGAAGGACCAGTTAAGGAAGATGGTGGTTCATAGCAGGTGGGACTCATTAAAGGATGTGaaatcaaagaaaggaaaagaggccACAACTACTATATTGAGTCCAGCCTTTTGGAAGGATGTGAAGCTAATGTTGGCTGTTTTTGAGCCATTGGTCAAAGTCCTCCGTTTGGTTGATGGGGATGTGAAGCCATCCATGGGTTTCCTTTATGGAGAGCTACTAAAGGCAAAGAGAGAGGTCAAAGAGGCCTTTGGCAATGTTGAGTCTCGATTCAAAGATGTTATGGCTGTAATTGAGAAGAAGATGAATGGAAGACTTGATTCTCCATTGCATTTGACAGCTTTTTTGCTGAATCCACACTATAGCTATGCTAACCCATCAATCTTTGATGAGCCCAAAATGAATGAAGCCTTCATATCTTGTGTCGAGCAATTTTATTATCATGATGAGGACCAACAAGAACAGGCTGTCAACTTTGAATTTAAAAAAATTCAGAATAGAGAAGGACCATTTAGCAAGAAGCTTGCAAGAACTTTTCAAAACTATGATTACAATCCAG CATCATGGTGGCGGTTATATGGAACTGAAACACCAGCTTTACAGAAGATGGCTACAAGGATATTATCTTTGACATCAAGCTCTTCTGGTTGTGAAAGaaattggagtgggtttgaaggg ATACACACTAAGAAGAGAAATAGGCTGACTACAACCCGCCTCAACAAGTTGGTCTATATTCAGTTCAATAACAGGCTGATGAATAAGAGAGAAAAGATTAAGTCAAAGAAAATCATTGATGTTCTCTTGTCTAGTGATACAACTGAAGCTCAAGGTTTTCTCCAAGAGGGTGGAGATGATTGTGCACAAGTTGTCGTTAGAGATGGGGAGGAAGATGAGATGGAAGGTACAGGGATACCTTGGTCTGTTATTGGAGAGGCAGTGGGAGCAGAATAA
- the LOC100286197 gene encoding protein EMBRYO SAC DEVELOPMENT ARREST 30 isoform X1 yields the protein MLLKSKFKLATTIGIVLSMLSLLVHLFIANYSAGGITNYSMHMDDILPFGLRPRPRRLWGPLVPLDHLHPFAKPSKPYAAPSKHNGFIYAKIYGGFEKIQSTICDLVAVARLLNATLVIPEIQATTRAKGISPKFKSFSYIYDEDHFIHALSSDVVIVHGLPKDLREARKKIKFPTLSPRNSATPEYYIEEVLPRLVKSKVLGIIVNGGNCLQSILPASLEEFQKLRCRVAFHALRLRPQIQALGSQIVGRLRASGRPYVAYHPGLLRDTLAFYGCAELFQDIHTELIQYRRNQMIKRGTVKEQLAVDSVSRKMAGLCPLMPEEVGLLLQAVGYPPTTIIFLAGSETFGGQRMLIPLRAMFANLVDRTSLCSQRELFDLVGPEDPRTPDLPQPPPPKSEKQLIEEWRRAGPRPRPLPPPPARPFYAHEKEGWYGWIGENDTEPDASLIEFRRQAHQLLWDALDYFVSVEADAFFPGFHNDGSGWPDYSSLVMGHRLYQTPSGITYRPDRKIIAALFEDVNDHRYHPPRNWTIAAREHLNRSANVEGVVSSAMLSRPVSFLAHPLPECSCSTSKSPAVEPVKDSNGRFLFGGEEECAGWMARSPAMASARNNEPQIEDYEDNLPEEGSSSDMQESDRSDSNKSSEQDEEMDLDD from the exons ATGCTGCTCAAAAGCAAGTTTAAGTTGGCCACAACCATTGGCATCGTGCTGTCGATGCTATCGCTGCTCGTGCACCTTTTTATTGCTAATTATTCAGCTGGGGGCATTACAAATTACAGCATGCACATGGACGATATCCTTCCATTTGGACTG AGGCCTCGACCACGGAGGCTGTGGGGTCCATTGGTCCCACTCGATCACTTGCATCCTTTTGCGAAACCTAGCAAACCATATGCTG CTCCCAGTAAGCATAATGGTTTTATTTATGCAAAGATATATGGTGGCTTTGAGAAGATACAGTCTACA ATCTGTGACCTTGTTGCCGTTGCCAGGCTATTAAATGCCACTCTGGTTATTCCTGAGATACAAGCAACAACTCGTGCAAAAGGCATAAG TCCGAAGTTCAAAAGCTTTTCATATATATACGATGAAGATCATTTCATACATGCACTTTCCAGTGATGTGGTTATTGTGCATGGCTTGCCAAAGGATCTCAGAGAGGctaggaaaaagataaaatttccCACACTATCTCCTAGGAATTCTGCTACTCCAGAATACTACATCGAAGAAGTATTACCCAGACTTGTAAAATCGAAAGTTCTTGGGATAATTGTTAATGGAGGTAATTGTCTTCAG TCAATTCTCCCTGCAAGCTTGGAGGAATTTCAGAAGCTTAGATGCAGGGTAGCCTTCCATGCTCTAAGGTTGCGCCCTCAAATTCAGGCTCTTGGGAGCCAAATAGTAGGAAG ATTGCGAGCATCTGGCCGTCCTTATGTGGCCTATCACCCAGGACTGCTTAGAGATACTCTAGCTTTTTATGGTTGCGCTGAACTGTTCCAG gatattCATACAGAGCTTATTCAGTATAGAAGGAATCAGATGATTAAACGAGGAACAGTAAAGGAGCAGCTAGCAGTTGATTCAGTGTCCAGGAAGATGGCTGGTTTGTGTCCACTCATGCCAGAAGAG GTTGGACTTCTACTTCAAGCAGTAGGTTACCCACCAACTACAATAATATTCTTGGCCGGTTCTGAGACTTTTGGTGGACAAAGAATGCTTATTCCTCTACGAGCTATGTTCGCTAACCTAGTAGACCGCACTTCATTATGTAGTCAGAGGGAGCTGTTTGATTTAGTTGGGCCAGAAGATCCTCGAACCCCAGATTtgccacagcctccacctcccaAAAGTGAAAAACAACTTATTGAAGAATGGAGGAGAGCAGGGCCTCGTCCAAGGCCGCTGCCTCCACCTCCTGCAAGGCCATTCTATGCACATGAGAAGGAAGGCTGGTATGGTTGGATTGGTGAGAATGACACAGAACCGGATGCTTCACTGATCGAGTTCAGGAGGCAAGCACACCAGTTGCTCTGGGATGCACTTGATTATTTTGTTTCTGTTGAAGCTGATGCCTTCTTCCCCGGGTTTCACAATGACGGTAGTGGTTGGCCAGACTACTCAAGTTTGGTCATGGGGCACCGGTTGTACCAAACACCTTCCGGTATAACCTACAGGCCGGACAG AAAGATTATTGCTGCACTGTTTGAAGATGTTAATGATCATCGGTATCATCCACCTCGGAATTGGACAATTGCTGCACGTGAGCACCTCAACAGGAGTGCAAATGTGGAGGGCGTAGTGTCATCAGCTATGTTATCAAGACCTGTATCTTTTCTCGCCCACCCTTTGCCAGAGTGCTCTTGCAGCACATCGAAGTCACCTGCTGTTGAACCGGTGAAAGATAGCAATGGCAGATTCCTATTTGGAGGTGAGGAAGAGTGTGCTGGTTGGATGGCACGCAGCCCTGCGATGGCGTCTGCCAGGAATAATGAACCTCAAATTGAGGACTATGAGGATAATTTGCCTGAAGAAGGCTCTAGTTCAGACATGCAGGAATCTGACAGAAGTGACTCGAATAAATCTTCGGAGCAAGATGAGGAGATGGATCTGGATGATTAG
- the LOC100286197 gene encoding protein EMBRYO SAC DEVELOPMENT ARREST 30 isoform X2 — protein sequence MESILPASLEEFQKLRCRVAFHALRLRPQIQALGSQIVGRLRASGRPYVAYHPGLLRDTLAFYGCAELFQDIHTELIQYRRNQMIKRGTVKEQLAVDSVSRKMAGLCPLMPEEVGLLLQAVGYPPTTIIFLAGSETFGGQRMLIPLRAMFANLVDRTSLCSQRELFDLVGPEDPRTPDLPQPPPPKSEKQLIEEWRRAGPRPRPLPPPPARPFYAHEKEGWYGWIGENDTEPDASLIEFRRQAHQLLWDALDYFVSVEADAFFPGFHNDGSGWPDYSSLVMGHRLYQTPSGITYRPDRKIIAALFEDVNDHRYHPPRNWTIAAREHLNRSANVEGVVSSAMLSRPVSFLAHPLPECSCSTSKSPAVEPVKDSNGRFLFGGEEECAGWMARSPAMASARNNEPQIEDYEDNLPEEGSSSDMQESDRSDSNKSSEQDEEMDLDD from the exons ATGGAG TCAATTCTCCCTGCAAGCTTGGAGGAATTTCAGAAGCTTAGATGCAGGGTAGCCTTCCATGCTCTAAGGTTGCGCCCTCAAATTCAGGCTCTTGGGAGCCAAATAGTAGGAAG ATTGCGAGCATCTGGCCGTCCTTATGTGGCCTATCACCCAGGACTGCTTAGAGATACTCTAGCTTTTTATGGTTGCGCTGAACTGTTCCAG gatattCATACAGAGCTTATTCAGTATAGAAGGAATCAGATGATTAAACGAGGAACAGTAAAGGAGCAGCTAGCAGTTGATTCAGTGTCCAGGAAGATGGCTGGTTTGTGTCCACTCATGCCAGAAGAG GTTGGACTTCTACTTCAAGCAGTAGGTTACCCACCAACTACAATAATATTCTTGGCCGGTTCTGAGACTTTTGGTGGACAAAGAATGCTTATTCCTCTACGAGCTATGTTCGCTAACCTAGTAGACCGCACTTCATTATGTAGTCAGAGGGAGCTGTTTGATTTAGTTGGGCCAGAAGATCCTCGAACCCCAGATTtgccacagcctccacctcccaAAAGTGAAAAACAACTTATTGAAGAATGGAGGAGAGCAGGGCCTCGTCCAAGGCCGCTGCCTCCACCTCCTGCAAGGCCATTCTATGCACATGAGAAGGAAGGCTGGTATGGTTGGATTGGTGAGAATGACACAGAACCGGATGCTTCACTGATCGAGTTCAGGAGGCAAGCACACCAGTTGCTCTGGGATGCACTTGATTATTTTGTTTCTGTTGAAGCTGATGCCTTCTTCCCCGGGTTTCACAATGACGGTAGTGGTTGGCCAGACTACTCAAGTTTGGTCATGGGGCACCGGTTGTACCAAACACCTTCCGGTATAACCTACAGGCCGGACAG AAAGATTATTGCTGCACTGTTTGAAGATGTTAATGATCATCGGTATCATCCACCTCGGAATTGGACAATTGCTGCACGTGAGCACCTCAACAGGAGTGCAAATGTGGAGGGCGTAGTGTCATCAGCTATGTTATCAAGACCTGTATCTTTTCTCGCCCACCCTTTGCCAGAGTGCTCTTGCAGCACATCGAAGTCACCTGCTGTTGAACCGGTGAAAGATAGCAATGGCAGATTCCTATTTGGAGGTGAGGAAGAGTGTGCTGGTTGGATGGCACGCAGCCCTGCGATGGCGTCTGCCAGGAATAATGAACCTCAAATTGAGGACTATGAGGATAATTTGCCTGAAGAAGGCTCTAGTTCAGACATGCAGGAATCTGACAGAAGTGACTCGAATAAATCTTCGGAGCAAGATGAGGAGATGGATCTGGATGATTAG
- the LOC118476981 gene encoding uncharacterized protein isoform X1, with the protein MGAKKLLLEKRPQIFWTSCATHTINLMLQGIGNLPWFRKVIDQAKSFTIFVYGHTRTLECLRYFTEGKELVRPGVTRFVSYFLTLNSMQEKKDQLRKMVVHSRWDSLKDVKSKKGKEATTTILSPAFWKDVKLMLAVFEPLVKVLRLVDGDVKPSMGFLYGELLKAKREVKEAFGNVESRFKDVMAVIEKKMNGRLDSPLHLTAFLLNPHYSYANPSIFDEPKMNEAFISCVEQFYYHDEDQQEQAVNFEFKKIQNREGPFSKKLARTFQNYDYNPGRASWWRLYGTETPALQKMATRILSLTSSSSGCERNWSGFEGIHTKKRNRLTTTRLNKLVYIQFNNRLMNKREKIKSKKIIDVLLSSDTTEAQGFLQEGGDDCAQVVVRDGEEDEMEGTGIPWSVIGEAVGAE; encoded by the exons ATGGGAGCAAAGAAGCTATTGCTTGAGAAGAGACCACAAATATTTTGGACCTCTTGTGCAACTCACACAATCAACTTGATGCTCCAAGGAATTGGCAACTTGCCTTGGTTCAGGAAAGTGATTGACCAAGCAAAGTCATTTACCATATTTGTGTATGGCCACACAAGAACATTGGAGTGCTTGAGATACTTCACAGAGGGGAAAGAGCTAGTGAGGCCAGGAGTGACTAGGTTTGTTTCATACTTTCTCACTTTGAACAGTATGCAAGAGAAGAAGGACCAGTTAAGGAAGATGGTGGTTCATAGCAGGTGGGACTCATTAAAGGATGTGaaatcaaagaaaggaaaagaggccACAACTACTATATTGAGTCCAGCCTTTTGGAAGGATGTGAAGCTAATGTTGGCTGTTTTTGAGCCATTGGTCAAAGTCCTCCGTTTGGTTGATGGGGATGTGAAGCCATCCATGGGTTTCCTTTATGGAGAGCTACTAAAGGCAAAGAGAGAGGTCAAAGAGGCCTTTGGCAATGTTGAGTCTCGATTCAAAGATGTTATGGCTGTAATTGAGAAGAAGATGAATGGAAGACTTGATTCTCCATTGCATTTGACAGCTTTTTTGCTGAATCCACACTATAGCTATGCTAACCCATCAATCTTTGATGAGCCCAAAATGAATGAAGCCTTCATATCTTGTGTCGAGCAATTTTATTATCATGATGAGGACCAACAAGAACAGGCTGTCAACTTTGAATTTAAAAAAATTCAGAATAGAGAAGGACCATTTAGCAAGAAGCTTGCAAGAACTTTTCAAAACTATGATTACAATCCAGGTAGAG CATCATGGTGGCGGTTATATGGAACTGAAACACCAGCTTTACAGAAGATGGCTACAAGGATATTATCTTTGACATCAAGCTCTTCTGGTTGTGAAAGaaattggagtgggtttgaaggg ATACACACTAAGAAGAGAAATAGGCTGACTACAACCCGCCTCAACAAGTTGGTCTATATTCAGTTCAATAACAGGCTGATGAATAAGAGAGAAAAGATTAAGTCAAAGAAAATCATTGATGTTCTCTTGTCTAGTGATACAACTGAAGCTCAAGGTTTTCTCCAAGAGGGTGGAGATGATTGTGCACAAGTTGTCGTTAGAGATGGGGAGGAAGATGAGATGGAAGGTACAGGGATACCTTGGTCTGTTATTGGAGAGGCAGTGGGAGCAGAATAA
- the LOC100286197 gene encoding Protein EMBRYO SAC DEVELOPMENT ARREST 30 (The RefSeq protein has 1 substitution compared to this genomic sequence) — protein sequence MLLKSKFKLATTIGIVLSMLSLLVHLFIANYSAGGITNYSMHMDDILPFGLRPRPRRLWGPLVPLDHLHPFAKPSKPYAAPSKHNGFIYAKIYGGFEKIQSTICDLVAVARLLNATLVIPEIQATTRAKGISPKFKSFSYIYDEDHFIHALSSDVVIVHGLPKDLREARKKIKFPTLSPRNSATPEYYIEEVLPRLVKSKVLGIIVNGGNCLQSILPASLEEFQKLRCRVAFHALRLRPQIQALGSQIVGRLRASGRPYVAYHPGLLRDTLAFYGCAELFQDIHTELIQYRRNQMIKRGTVKEQLAVDSVSRKMAGLCPLMPEEVGLLLQAVGYPPTTIIFLAGSETFGGQRMLIPLRAMFANLVDRTSLCSQRELFDLVGPEDPRTPDLPQPPPPKSEKQLIEEWRRAGPRPRPLPPPPARPFYAHEKEGWYGWIGENDTEPDASLIEFRRQAHQLLWDALDYFVSVEADAFFPGFHNDGSGWPDYSSLVMGHRLYQTPSGITYRPDRKIIAALFEDVNDHRYHPPRNWTIAAREHLNRSANVEGLVSSAMLSRPVSFLAHPLPECSCSTSKSPAVEPVKDSNGRFLFGGEEECAGWMARSPAMASARNNEPQIEDYEDNLPEEGSSSDMQESDRSDSNKSSEQDEEMDLDD from the exons ATGCTGCTCAAAAGCAAGTTTAAGTTGGCCACAACCATTGGCATCGTGCTGTCGATGCTATCGCTGCTCGTGCACCTTTTTATTGCTAATTATTCAGCTGGGGGCATTACAAATTACAGCATGCACATGGACGATATCCTTCCATTTGGACTG AGGCCTCGACCACGGAGGCTGTGGGGTCCATTGGTCCCACTCGATCACTTGCATCCTTTTGCGAAACCTAGCAAACCATATGCTG CTCCCAGTAAGCATAATGGTTTTATTTATGCAAAGATATATGGTGGCTTTGAGAAGATACAGTCTACA ATCTGTGACCTTGTTGCCGTTGCCAGGCTATTAAATGCCACTCTGGTTATTCCTGAGATACAAGCAACAACTCGTGCAAAAGGCATAAG TCCGAAGTTCAAAAGCTTTTCATATATATACGATGAAGATCATTTCATACATGCACTTTCCAGTGATGTGGTTATTGTGCATGGCTTGCCAAAGGATCTCAGAGAGGctaggaaaaagataaaatttccCACACTATCTCCTAGGAATTCTGCTACTCCAGAATACTACATCGAAGAAGTATTACCCAGACTTGTAAAATCGAAAGTTCTTGGGATAATTGTTAATGGAGGTAATTGTCTTCAG TCAATTCTCCCTGCAAGCTTGGAGGAATTTCAGAAGCTTAGATGCAGGGTAGCCTTCCATGCTCTAAGGTTGCGCCCTCAAATTCAGGCTCTTGGGAGCCAAATAGTAGGAAG ATTGCGAGCATCTGGCCGTCCTTATGTGGCCTATCACCCAGGACTGCTTAGAGATACTCTAGCTTTTTATGGTTGCGCTGAACTGTTCCAG gatattCATACAGAGCTTATTCAGTATAGAAGGAATCAGATGATTAAACGAGGAACAGTAAAGGAGCAGCTAGCAGTTGATTCAGTGTCCAGGAAGATGGCTGGTTTGTGTCCACTCATGCCAGAAGAG GTTGGACTTCTACTTCAAGCAGTAGGTTACCCACCAACTACAATAATATTCTTGGCCGGTTCTGAGACTTTTGGTGGACAAAGAATGCTTATTCCTCTACGAGCTATGTTCGCTAACCTAGTAGACCGCACTTCATTATGTAGTCAGAGGGAGCTGTTTGATTTAGTTGGGCCAGAAGATCCTCGAACCCCAGATTtgccacagcctccacctcccaAAAGTGAAAAACAACTTATTGAAGAATGGAGGAGAGCAGGGCCTCGTCCAAGGCCGCTGCCTCCACCTCCTGCAAGGCCATTCTATGCACATGAGAAGGAAGGCTGGTATGGTTGGATTGGTGAGAATGACACAGAACCGGATGCTTCACTGATCGAGTTCAGGAGGCAAGCACACCAGTTGCTCTGGGATGCACTTGATTATTTTGTTTCTGTTGAAGCTGATGCCTTCTTCCCCGGGTTTCACAATGACGGTAGTGGTTGGCCAGACTACTCAAGTTTGGTCATGGGGCACCGGTTGTACCAAACACCTTCCGGTATAACCTACAGGCCGGACAG AAAGATTATTGCTGCACTGTTTGAAGATGTTAATGATCATCGGTATCATCCACCTCGGAATTGGACAATTGCTGCACGTGAGCACCTCAACAGGAGTGCAAATGTGGAGGGCGTAGTGTCATCAGCTATGTTATCAAGACCTGTATCTTTTCTCGCCCACCCTTTGCCAGAGTGCTCTTGCAGCACATCGAAGTCACCTGCTGTTGAACCGGTGAAAGATAGCAATGGCAGATTCCTATTTGGAGGTGAGGAAGAGTGTGCTGGTTGGATGGCACGCAGCCCTGCGATGGCGTCTGCCAGGAATAATGAACCTCAAATTGAGGACTATGAGGATAATTTGCCTGAAGAAGGCTCTAGTTCAGACATGCAGGAATCTGACAGAAGTGACTCGAATAAATCTTCGGAGCAAGATGAGGAGATGGATCTGGATGATTAG
- the LOC100286197 gene encoding protein EMBRYO SAC DEVELOPMENT ARREST 30 isoform X3 encodes MIKRGTVKEQLAVDSVSRKMAGLCPLMPEEVGLLLQAVGYPPTTIIFLAGSETFGGQRMLIPLRAMFANLVDRTSLCSQRELFDLVGPEDPRTPDLPQPPPPKSEKQLIEEWRRAGPRPRPLPPPPARPFYAHEKEGWYGWIGENDTEPDASLIEFRRQAHQLLWDALDYFVSVEADAFFPGFHNDGSGWPDYSSLVMGHRLYQTPSGITYRPDRKIIAALFEDVNDHRYHPPRNWTIAAREHLNRSANVEGVVSSAMLSRPVSFLAHPLPECSCSTSKSPAVEPVKDSNGRFLFGGEEECAGWMARSPAMASARNNEPQIEDYEDNLPEEGSSSDMQESDRSDSNKSSEQDEEMDLDD; translated from the exons ATGATTAAACGAGGAACAGTAAAGGAGCAGCTAGCAGTTGATTCAGTGTCCAGGAAGATGGCTGGTTTGTGTCCACTCATGCCAGAAGAG GTTGGACTTCTACTTCAAGCAGTAGGTTACCCACCAACTACAATAATATTCTTGGCCGGTTCTGAGACTTTTGGTGGACAAAGAATGCTTATTCCTCTACGAGCTATGTTCGCTAACCTAGTAGACCGCACTTCATTATGTAGTCAGAGGGAGCTGTTTGATTTAGTTGGGCCAGAAGATCCTCGAACCCCAGATTtgccacagcctccacctcccaAAAGTGAAAAACAACTTATTGAAGAATGGAGGAGAGCAGGGCCTCGTCCAAGGCCGCTGCCTCCACCTCCTGCAAGGCCATTCTATGCACATGAGAAGGAAGGCTGGTATGGTTGGATTGGTGAGAATGACACAGAACCGGATGCTTCACTGATCGAGTTCAGGAGGCAAGCACACCAGTTGCTCTGGGATGCACTTGATTATTTTGTTTCTGTTGAAGCTGATGCCTTCTTCCCCGGGTTTCACAATGACGGTAGTGGTTGGCCAGACTACTCAAGTTTGGTCATGGGGCACCGGTTGTACCAAACACCTTCCGGTATAACCTACAGGCCGGACAG AAAGATTATTGCTGCACTGTTTGAAGATGTTAATGATCATCGGTATCATCCACCTCGGAATTGGACAATTGCTGCACGTGAGCACCTCAACAGGAGTGCAAATGTGGAGGGCGTAGTGTCATCAGCTATGTTATCAAGACCTGTATCTTTTCTCGCCCACCCTTTGCCAGAGTGCTCTTGCAGCACATCGAAGTCACCTGCTGTTGAACCGGTGAAAGATAGCAATGGCAGATTCCTATTTGGAGGTGAGGAAGAGTGTGCTGGTTGGATGGCACGCAGCCCTGCGATGGCGTCTGCCAGGAATAATGAACCTCAAATTGAGGACTATGAGGATAATTTGCCTGAAGAAGGCTCTAGTTCAGACATGCAGGAATCTGACAGAAGTGACTCGAATAAATCTTCGGAGCAAGATGAGGAGATGGATCTGGATGATTAG